Genomic segment of Paenalkalicoccus suaedae:
ACGAGTCTCATACATTGATGTATAGATAGGCGAAAGGGGTGGCCTTTAGGTGAGAATTGGTGTCGTAGTGTTATGCCTGATATTTTTAACAGGATTTAGTAGTGCCTCTTATACTGGCAACGTGTCAGCAGAAAATGCGATTTTAATGGATGGAAGTAGTGGACGAGTTTTATACGAAAAGCAAGCTGATGAGCCGAAAAAGATTGCGAGTATAACGAAAATAATGACAGCAATCCTTGCAATATCTTCCGATAAGCTTGATGAAGAAGTGGAAATCTCAAGTCGTGCTTACAATAAAGAGGGGTCCTCCTTGTACCTACAGCTTGGTGAAGAAGTTCCTCTTCTTGATTTAGTTTACGGTCTCATGCTTAGGTCTGGTAATGACGCAGCGGTCGCAATCGCAGAGCACGTTGGTGGAAGCGAAGAAGGATTTGTTTATTTAATGAATGAATTAGCAGAACAAATTGGTATGACAAATACGACGTTTACGAATCCACATGGATTAGATGATGAAATGAACCATGTCTCTACAGCCCGTGATATGGCGATACTCATGCGATATGCCATGTCGAACGAGATGTTTAGAGAAGTAGCTAAAACTAAAACGTACCGATCAAAAACGAGTGAAACTACTCGGATTTTTCATAATAAGAATCGTCTTTTAACACAGTTATACGATAAGTCGACTGGTGGCAAAACAGGTTTTACTAAAGCAGCTGGCCGTACATTAGTTTCTACCGCGACAGATGAGGATTTGGGATTGATCGCTGTCACGTTAAACGCGCCAAGCGATTGGCACGATCATATTGCACTCTTTGAGTGGGGATTTGA
This window contains:
- a CDS encoding D-alanyl-D-alanine carboxypeptidase family protein, which gives rise to MRIGVVVLCLIFLTGFSSASYTGNVSAENAILMDGSSGRVLYEKQADEPKKIASITKIMTAILAISSDKLDEEVEISSRAYNKEGSSLYLQLGEEVPLLDLVYGLMLRSGNDAAVAIAEHVGGSEEGFVYLMNELAEQIGMTNTTFTNPHGLDDEMNHVSTARDMAILMRYAMSNEMFREVAKTKTYRSKTSETTRIFHNKNRLLTQLYDKSTGGKTGFTKAAGRTLVSTATDEDLGLIAVTLNAPSDWHDHIALFEWGFDHFDQTLLYKHNDSIYIEDKGLYVRANHDVTFPLNADEKTTVRSQIKLIQGATNEYSRNRPIGFISFYYDDIEITRLPLYLSEAPLSERLQHNFLRMHGAYDHD